A genomic stretch from Setaria viridis chromosome 1, Setaria_viridis_v4.0, whole genome shotgun sequence includes:
- the LOC117854051 gene encoding alpha-terpineol synthase, chloroplastic: protein MQGSVMTTFSLRPRQCNGSCLLASAASQRPCISWRRRQQKHTLQRQQMQQRSVATVHHDNLEVDDRLSKNPCNFQPSIWGDFFLRYSDPAASSKQQIWMAERADKMKEAVAKMIASSVAWDLHPRLQLIDALERLCLVHLFEDDINAALAQIKTANVTGCDLHTVALWFYLLRKHGYRVSPDIFVRFKDQDGSFFANNPVELLSLYNAAHLGTHGETILDEAIVFTRTHLETIFPSLEGSLAHEVKCALEIPLPRRVRIYESKYYISTYEKEATVHESVLQLAKLNSNIMQLHHQQELELITRWWKDLEIESKLPFARDRVVECYFWILGVYFEPCYSRGRIILTMVISIATIFDDMFDSYGTVEECELLTNCIERWDRKLADDLPECMKHALGKILDSYETMDNELAQEEKYRMPYLKNFTIDLVRGYNAEVKMREEGYIPRTVNEHLQVSLRTGACHLLACASFVGMDEIATKDSFDWVSTMPKIVKALCIILRLLDDLQTYEREQLHPHVASTIKSYMKEHNVSIEIARKKIEELKEETWKDFNGEWLNPDNAVPSSLLERIFNLTRTMEFIYNLDDNFTNCQNLRDTIHLLFVEPFPIS from the exons ATGCAAGGCAGTGTGATGACCACCTTCTCCCTGAGACCAAGGCAGTGCAACGGGAGCTGCCTTCTCGCATCAGCAGCATCACAGCGGCCATGTATTTCTTGGAGGCGTCGGCAGCAGAAGCACACGCTGCAACGCCAGCAAATGCAACAGCGTTCAGTGGCAACAGTACATCATGATAATCTTGAGGTTGACGATCGCTTGAGCAAGAACCCATGCAATTTTCAACCTTCTATATGGGGAGATTTCTTCCTGCGCTATTCCGACCCAGCAGCTTCCTCCAAGCAACAG ATTTGGATGGCAGAACGAGCAGATAAAATGAAGGAAGCCGTGGCAAAGATGATAGCAAGTTCAGTTGCTTGGGACCTTCATCCGAGACTACAACTCATCGATGCATTGGAGCGCCTGTGCCTGGTTCATCTGTTCGAAGATGACATCAATGCTGCATTGGCTCAAATTAAGACTGCCAATGTTACTGGATGTGATCTTCACACGGTAGCTCTGTGGTTTTATCTGCTCCGTAAGCACGGATACAGAGTGTCTCCAG ACATATTTGTGAGGTTTAAAGATCAAGATGGAAGTTTTTTTGCGAACAATCCTGTGGAACTATTGAGTCTTTACAACGCTGCTCACCTCGGAACCCATGGAGAGACAATACTTGATGAAGCCATAGTTTTTACAAGAACGCATTTAGAGACAATATTTCCCTCTCTGGAAGGATCATTAGCACATGAAGTCAAATGTGCACTTGAGATTCCCCTCCCAAGAAGGGTCAGAATTTATGAGTCAAAGTATTATATCTCCACATATGAGAAAGAGGCTACAGTACATGAATCAGTACTGCAACTTGCAAAGCTAAACTCTAATATTATGCAATTGCATCATCAACAAGAATTGGAACTCATTACAAG ATGGTGGAAGGATCTAGAGATTGAATCAAAGCTTCCATTTGCCCGAGATAGAGTTGTTGAGTGCTATTTTTGGATATTAGGAGTATATTTCGAACCATGCTACTCACGAGGCCGGATAATATTGACAATGGTGATTTCTATTGCCACCATATTTGATGATATGTTTGATTCCTACGGAACTGTAGAAGAGTGCGAGTTACTCACCAACTGCATAGAAAG ATGGGATAGAAAATTGGCTGACGATCTCCCAGAGTGCATGAAGCATGCGCTTGGGAAAATTTTGGATAGCTATGAAACCATGGACAATGAGCTGGCGCAGGAGGAGAAATATCGCATGCCCTATCTGAAAAACTTC ACAATAGATCTGGTCAGAGGCTACAATGCCGAGGTAAAAATGCGTGAAGAAGGATACATCCCGAGAACTGTAAATGAGCACCTACAAGTTTCGTTAAGGACTGGTGCATGTCACCTGTTGGCGTGCGCTTCCTTCGTTGGAATGGACGAGATAGCAACAAAGGACTCTTTTGATTGGGTCTCTACCATGCCTAAAATCGTAAAAGCACTTTGCATAATTTTGAGACTATTGGACGATCTACAGACATATGAG CGAGAGCAATTGCACCCTCATGTTGCTTCAACCATCAAAAGCTACATGAAAGAGCACAACGTCTCAATTGAAATTGCACGCAAGAAGATAGAGGAACTGAAAGAGGAGACGTGGAAAGATTTTAACGGCGAGTGGCTGAATCCTGATAATGCAGTGCCTAGTTCGCTATTGGAGAGGATATTCAATTTGACCAGGACGATGGAGTTCATCTACAACCTGGATGATAATTTCACGAACTGTCAGAACCTCAGAGATACCATCCACTTGTTGTTTGTGGAGCCCTTTCCTATCTCCTAG